One Mesotoga infera genomic window carries:
- a CDS encoding 6-bladed beta-propeller → MKQLVLLVVWLSVALSLFGVSAVHEATWGVQGQTNGQLSDPQGIAVDDKGMIYVADTLNHRVQIFDSNGKHKASFGNYGSANGEFLFPHDVVVDSEGYIYVADSQNGRVQKFNNRKEFVKAWGTKGPEAGQFDGPMFMTIDGSDRIYVGDAFNQRVQVFDNEGTLLMTIGAKMNMFDAMNPGNLASVSGVGVDRNGNVYISDDIMRRIQKFDSKGNYLAEWAANYAGNWGQPGESVVDHLGNLIYINKMTSMIVVLDPEGSFLYEWGGSGANNGFFSRPIDISLDSDGHLFVLEQSGNRIQRFRISN, encoded by the coding sequence TTGAAGCAATTGGTTCTTCTGGTAGTCTGGCTTTCCGTAGCTCTTTCACTCTTTGGGGTTTCAGCAGTTCATGAGGCGACCTGGGGTGTTCAGGGCCAAACCAATGGTCAGTTAAGCGATCCACAGGGTATTGCTGTAGATGACAAGGGCATGATCTATGTGGCCGATACTTTGAACCACAGAGTCCAGATCTTTGACAGCAATGGAAAGCACAAGGCTTCCTTCGGCAATTATGGCAGTGCAAACGGTGAATTCCTCTTCCCGCATGATGTTGTTGTGGATTCTGAGGGATACATCTATGTTGCAGACTCCCAAAATGGAAGGGTTCAGAAATTCAACAACAGGAAAGAATTCGTGAAGGCTTGGGGCACTAAAGGACCTGAGGCAGGACAATTCGATGGTCCGATGTTTATGACAATCGATGGTTCCGACAGGATATACGTTGGGGATGCGTTTAATCAAAGAGTTCAGGTATTTGACAATGAAGGAACCCTCTTGATGACGATAGGGGCGAAGATGAATATGTTCGATGCGATGAATCCCGGTAATCTTGCTTCGGTATCCGGTGTAGGAGTAGATAGAAATGGGAACGTCTACATTTCCGACGATATAATGAGAAGAATTCAGAAATTTGATTCCAAAGGAAATTATTTGGCTGAATGGGCCGCTAACTATGCTGGAAACTGGGGCCAACCAGGGGAATCAGTAGTCGACCACCTCGGAAACCTTATCTACATAAATAAGATGACCAGCATGATTGTTGTCTTGGATCCAGAAGGAAGCTTTCTCTATGAATGGGGCGGCTCTGGCGCAAATAACGGTTTCTTCTCGAGGCCAATCGACATATCTCTCGACAGCGATGGACATTTGTTTGTTCTTGAGCAGTCGGGCAACAGGATTCAGAGGTTCAGGATAAGTAACTGA
- a CDS encoding alanine--glyoxylate aminotransferase family protein: MAKMIKKNYLLAPGPTPVPIDVLLEGARDTIHHRTPQFKKVFEDAVSGTKKVFKTENDLFILASSGTGAMEMAVTNIVNPGEKLIVCSVGKFGERWIELAKTFGAEIVLVEKEYGDFYTPEMIEKALNDNPDAVAVLTTLSETSTGTVMDIEAISKVVKRAGKLIAVDGISGLVAEPLLTDEWGLDIVVSGSQKGFMLPPGLAFISFSKAAIEKAQNTKSTSFYFNLKKYLKDPLPWTPAVNLIYQQSLAAKMLLEEGMENVWARHELMGNATREAIKAMGLELFSKRPGNVLTSVKVPEGVDGGKIVSIMRDEYGVTIAGGQGTMKGNIFRIAHLGYMSDYDVVTALTSLEKVLRRLGFKVDYGTGARVAMEIFEKEGA, encoded by the coding sequence TTGGCAAAGATGATTAAGAAAAACTACTTGCTTGCTCCTGGGCCCACCCCGGTTCCTATCGATGTGCTTCTCGAGGGCGCGAGGGATACGATTCACCACAGAACTCCGCAGTTCAAGAAAGTATTTGAAGATGCAGTAAGTGGTACCAAGAAGGTTTTCAAGACTGAGAATGATCTTTTCATTCTCGCTTCCTCCGGTACTGGAGCGATGGAAATGGCGGTTACGAACATTGTCAATCCTGGAGAGAAGTTGATCGTTTGCAGTGTTGGGAAGTTTGGTGAGAGATGGATCGAACTGGCAAAGACTTTCGGTGCCGAGATAGTTCTGGTCGAGAAAGAATACGGGGATTTCTATACACCTGAAATGATTGAAAAGGCACTTAATGATAATCCCGATGCGGTTGCGGTTCTTACCACTCTTAGTGAGACATCTACAGGTACCGTAATGGACATTGAAGCCATTAGCAAAGTAGTCAAGAGGGCAGGAAAGTTGATCGCAGTTGATGGTATTAGCGGTCTGGTCGCCGAGCCCTTGCTCACTGACGAATGGGGATTGGACATTGTCGTTTCCGGTTCTCAAAAGGGTTTCATGCTGCCTCCCGGACTGGCGTTCATATCTTTCAGCAAAGCGGCCATTGAAAAGGCGCAGAATACTAAATCTACAAGCTTCTATTTCAATCTGAAGAAATATCTCAAAGACCCTCTTCCATGGACGCCTGCGGTCAATTTGATCTATCAGCAGAGTCTCGCCGCGAAAATGCTCCTTGAAGAAGGAATGGAAAATGTGTGGGCCAGACACGAGCTGATGGGAAATGCGACAAGAGAAGCCATAAAGGCTATGGGACTTGAGCTCTTTTCCAAGAGACCGGGAAACGTTCTCACTTCTGTCAAAGTGCCGGAAGGTGTAGACGGAGGCAAAATCGTTTCCATCATGAGAGACGAATATGGCGTTACAATCGCCGGTGGACAAGGAACAATGAAAGGGAATATCTTCAGAATTGCTCATCTAGGATATATGTCGGACTACGATGTTGTGACTGCGCTTACTTCTCTGGAAAAGGTCTTGAGAAGACTTGGATTCAAGGTGGATTATGGCACTGGAGCAAGAGTGGCTATGGAGATATTTGAGAAGGAGGGTGCTTGA